Proteins encoded by one window of Cystobacter ferrugineus:
- a CDS encoding DNA-binding protein yields MTLSSSAFSSRLPMGARFLLLTLSVVLAACEQPDPGPEQPQSMTIAEARGRANGTKVIVEGYVTVQPGTFVSALENEGFAIQDNTGGIYVKLAQKLGFGLGARVRVTGTLNDEFNVRILESEPGSVETLSGTQQVEAKDVRTGDVGESTEGLLVRISAKVTRPINAELPYGYELYVDDGSGEVQVYFHGSAGFDPATLNTLSEGKTIQVTGLSTQYETTLEVAPRQPSDLEVPL; encoded by the coding sequence ATGACCCTTTCTTCGTCGGCATTCTCCTCGCGCCTGCCCATGGGGGCGCGCTTTCTCCTGTTGACGCTCTCGGTGGTGCTCGCGGCCTGCGAGCAGCCGGACCCGGGCCCCGAACAGCCCCAGAGCATGACCATCGCCGAGGCGCGCGGACGCGCCAACGGCACGAAGGTGATCGTGGAGGGGTACGTCACGGTGCAGCCAGGGACCTTCGTCTCGGCCCTGGAGAACGAGGGCTTCGCGATCCAGGACAACACCGGTGGCATCTACGTGAAGCTGGCACAGAAGCTCGGCTTCGGGCTGGGCGCCCGCGTCCGCGTGACGGGCACGCTGAACGACGAGTTCAACGTGCGCATCCTCGAGAGCGAGCCCGGCTCCGTGGAGACGCTGTCCGGCACCCAGCAGGTGGAAGCCAAGGACGTGCGCACCGGAGACGTGGGCGAGTCCACCGAGGGCCTGCTCGTGCGCATCAGCGCCAAGGTGACCCGGCCCATCAATGCTGAACTGCCCTACGGCTATGAGTTGTATGTCGATGACGGCTCGGGCGAGGTGCAGGTGTACTTCCACGGGTCGGCCGGCTTCGACCCGGCCACGCTCAACACCCTCTCGGAGGGAAAGACCATCCAGGTGACGGGCTTGTCGACGCAGTACGAGACCACCCTGGAGGTGGCGCCCCGGCAGCCCTCGGATCTCGAGGTGCCGCTGTAG
- a CDS encoding trifunctional serine/threonine-protein kinase/ATP-binding protein/sensor histidine kinase, which yields MLDIPGYRVLSTLRATGSNVLLQAVREADGLPVIIKTPLTATPGRTESERYRREFAILQRLRDVRGVARPHACERLGERPVLLLERMEGQTLSESTGQPLELPRFLSLALSLASTLEEVHCRDVIHKDIKPSNILLEPSGEARLIDFGVATLQRVEHLDAGPTHLVEGTLAYMSPEQTGRMNRAVDYRTDFYSLGVTFYELLTGHHPFQGRDALEWFHAHMARKPRPPHELNPRVPPSLSAIVLKLLAKVAEERYQSAAGLQADLERCREALSQGVREVFPLGTRDTPTRFQLPQRLYGRQAQVATLLEGFERVARTGRPELFLVSGYAGIGKSSVVQELHKPVVERRGLFLSGKFDQFQQDVPYVTLAQTLRGLVQQVLAGSEEELARWREQVNRAWEGRGRMLVDLVPQLEVLVGPQPALQEVPPREAQRQLHWVVRQFSSVFATRERPMVVFLDDLQWADLASLQLLAHLLSGPEALPVLWIGAYRDNEVKPSHPLLLALEEVREAGVRVTDLRLEPLSVAQVEQLVADALPGAAREVVVPVSALVHEKTGGNPFFLLQLLVALHQDGLLVRVPGSGWRWDAEGGRAREYSENIVDFMVGKLRQFPPGTQHLLRLAACVGDHFSLQLLGTLAHLGEVGEVEQGLEPALREGMLVRTGPEQYRFLHDRIQQAAHCLLSEAEREALHLRIGRLLLESLSPEELRESIFDVVGQLNAGMALIEDPTERHQLARLNAEAGCKARAAVSLRPAITCFTTAFALIPGDPWATDPELAFKVRLEQALCSFMQGDIAEARRVVEELRPRARTPSDIVAVYTLKQDVHFAAREGQEGMACMLECLALLGMPLPRHPSQEETMAVHEEVWALLGARSIESLIELPPMAHPDMKLVVRALLKLFYAAAATSKNLVIIALSRMVSLSLRHGFVDATASGCSWFGLIIGTYFNRYREGLAFARLALGFTERYNLPTSRAGVLLCLQYISPWNQPFPEVQQGLLGAFRHSLQVGDTTVAAYSNLLVATTRLAMGHHLEEVYQELIVHGEFARKSGFLDPQEVLLLLQRFVQQLRGHTLSFDTLNGDGFEEQSFEARIPGGMIRTWSSYWIIKLQSRFMCGAYAEARQAADKVAELLWVHNDIFHLRGFHLFRALTLAACFEGATSEEQRQFLEAIQSHQRQFARWVENCPENFRALERLVSAELARLEGRSEEATRAYEEAIRSAREKGALQYVGLASELAANFWRTRQAPIVAQTFAREARAAYWQWGALGKVQQMESLWPHLSSSSSTEEERTTRGTESDRLDALTVVKAQQAVSSEIVLERLVTTLLRAAIENAGALRGALLLPHGNTLSVAALFDPSREEADPGLPWTLLAYVRRTREHVLIGDASKPHPFSSDEYLAHSGARSLLCLPLLRQEQLSGVLYLENNLTTNAFSPARLTILEHLASQAAISIENARLYEDVQRARMELRRANEELEQRVEERTRELEQAQARLVDTAREVGMAEVASNVLHNVGNVLTSAVVNLETMRQSVGASRVGRLKRATSLLLEHRADLAGFLAEGARGSHLLGYFSALADELVREQTRLMEDMDAMGRHIEHIRAIVQVQQTYARTTLLTEECDLAQLIDDALRIQLPVLQRHGVSVRRELSPVPKVKVDKHKVLQILINLLSNATHALDPMPEGMRHLWVRLRAEGPMARIQVVDDGVGIAPEVKGRLFSHGFTTRKGGHGFGLHSSALAAQLLEGRLTIESEGPGKGAVSTLELPLT from the coding sequence ATGTTGGATATTCCGGGATACAGGGTTCTGAGCACCCTTCGGGCCACGGGCTCGAACGTCCTGCTCCAGGCGGTGCGCGAGGCCGATGGCCTGCCCGTCATCATCAAGACCCCCCTGACGGCCACACCCGGTCGCACGGAGAGCGAGCGCTACCGGCGGGAGTTCGCCATCCTGCAGCGGCTGCGGGACGTGCGAGGGGTCGCCAGACCCCACGCCTGTGAGCGGCTCGGCGAGCGTCCCGTGCTGCTGCTGGAGCGGATGGAGGGGCAGACCTTGTCCGAATCCACGGGCCAGCCCCTGGAACTCCCCCGGTTCTTGAGCCTGGCGCTCTCGCTGGCTTCCACCCTGGAGGAGGTCCACTGCCGCGACGTCATCCACAAGGACATCAAACCCTCCAACATCCTCCTGGAGCCGTCGGGAGAAGCGCGGCTCATCGACTTCGGCGTGGCCACGCTGCAGCGGGTGGAACACCTGGACGCGGGGCCAACGCATCTGGTGGAGGGCACGCTGGCCTACATGTCACCGGAGCAGACGGGCCGGATGAACCGGGCGGTGGACTACCGCACGGACTTCTACTCGCTGGGGGTGACCTTCTACGAGCTGCTCACGGGGCATCATCCCTTTCAAGGGCGTGACGCACTCGAATGGTTCCACGCTCACATGGCGCGCAAGCCCAGGCCCCCACACGAACTGAACCCGCGGGTGCCTCCGTCCCTGTCCGCCATTGTCCTCAAGCTCCTGGCGAAGGTGGCCGAGGAGCGCTACCAGAGCGCCGCGGGACTCCAGGCGGACCTGGAGCGCTGCCGCGAGGCGCTGAGCCAGGGCGTGCGGGAGGTGTTCCCCCTGGGGACGCGGGACACGCCCACCCGGTTCCAACTGCCGCAACGGCTCTACGGGCGGCAAGCGCAGGTGGCCACCCTGCTCGAGGGCTTCGAGCGGGTGGCGCGCACGGGACGGCCGGAACTGTTCCTCGTCAGCGGGTACGCGGGCATTGGCAAGTCCTCCGTGGTGCAGGAGCTGCACAAGCCCGTGGTCGAGCGCCGTGGCCTCTTCCTGAGTGGCAAGTTCGACCAGTTCCAGCAGGACGTTCCATACGTCACCCTGGCCCAGACGCTCCGGGGCCTCGTGCAACAAGTGCTCGCGGGGAGCGAGGAGGAACTCGCCCGGTGGCGCGAGCAGGTGAACCGCGCCTGGGAGGGCCGGGGGCGGATGCTCGTGGACCTGGTTCCCCAACTGGAGGTGCTGGTGGGCCCTCAGCCCGCGCTCCAGGAGGTGCCTCCGAGAGAAGCCCAGCGCCAGCTCCATTGGGTGGTCCGCCAATTCAGCTCGGTGTTCGCCACCCGGGAGCGGCCCATGGTGGTGTTCCTGGATGACTTGCAGTGGGCGGACCTGGCCAGTCTACAACTCCTCGCTCACCTGCTGTCGGGGCCCGAGGCGCTTCCGGTGCTCTGGATTGGCGCCTATCGGGACAACGAGGTGAAACCCTCGCACCCGCTCCTGCTGGCGTTGGAAGAGGTGCGCGAGGCGGGGGTGCGGGTGACGGACCTTCGCCTGGAGCCCCTGAGCGTGGCGCAGGTGGAGCAGTTGGTGGCCGACGCGCTTCCGGGAGCGGCGCGAGAGGTTGTTGTCCCCGTCTCGGCGCTGGTGCACGAGAAGACGGGAGGCAACCCCTTCTTCCTGCTGCAGTTGCTGGTGGCGCTCCACCAGGATGGGCTGCTGGTGCGCGTGCCCGGAAGCGGGTGGCGGTGGGATGCCGAGGGAGGGCGTGCCCGGGAGTATTCGGAGAACATCGTCGACTTCATGGTGGGCAAGCTGCGCCAGTTCCCCCCGGGCACGCAGCACCTGCTGCGGCTGGCCGCGTGTGTGGGCGACCACTTCTCCCTCCAACTGCTGGGGACCCTCGCCCATCTGGGCGAGGTGGGGGAGGTGGAACAAGGGCTCGAGCCCGCGCTCCGGGAGGGCATGCTGGTGCGCACGGGCCCGGAGCAGTACCGCTTCCTGCATGATCGCATCCAGCAGGCGGCCCATTGCCTCCTCTCCGAGGCCGAGCGCGAGGCGCTCCACCTGCGCATTGGCCGCCTGCTGCTCGAGAGCCTCTCCCCGGAGGAGCTGCGCGAGTCGATTTTCGACGTGGTGGGCCAGCTCAACGCCGGGATGGCGCTCATCGAGGACCCCACCGAGCGCCACCAGCTCGCGCGATTGAACGCCGAGGCGGGTTGCAAGGCCAGGGCCGCGGTCTCGCTCCGCCCCGCCATCACCTGCTTCACCACGGCCTTCGCGCTCATTCCCGGAGACCCCTGGGCGACGGATCCCGAGCTGGCCTTCAAAGTGAGACTCGAACAGGCGCTCTGTTCCTTCATGCAAGGGGATATCGCCGAGGCGCGCCGCGTGGTCGAGGAGCTTCGCCCCCGGGCTCGTACCCCTTCGGATATCGTGGCCGTCTACACCCTGAAACAGGATGTCCACTTCGCCGCGCGTGAGGGCCAGGAGGGCATGGCCTGCATGCTGGAATGTCTGGCGTTGTTGGGAATGCCGTTGCCGCGGCACCCCTCGCAAGAGGAGACGATGGCCGTCCATGAGGAGGTCTGGGCCTTGCTGGGAGCGCGTTCCATCGAGAGCCTCATCGAACTGCCCCCCATGGCCCACCCGGACATGAAGCTGGTCGTCAGGGCCCTGCTCAAGCTTTTCTATGCCGCGGCCGCCACCAGCAAGAACCTGGTCATCATCGCCTTGAGCCGGATGGTGTCTCTCTCCCTCCGCCATGGTTTCGTGGATGCCACCGCGAGCGGATGTAGCTGGTTTGGCCTCATCATCGGCACGTACTTCAATCGGTACCGGGAGGGCCTTGCCTTCGCCAGGCTCGCTCTCGGGTTCACCGAGCGGTACAACCTGCCCACCAGCCGGGCGGGAGTCCTGCTCTGCCTGCAGTACATCAGTCCTTGGAACCAGCCTTTCCCCGAAGTGCAGCAGGGCCTCCTCGGCGCCTTCCGCCACTCGCTTCAAGTCGGGGACACCACGGTTGCCGCCTACAGCAACCTCCTTGTCGCCACGACCCGCCTGGCCATGGGCCACCACCTGGAGGAGGTCTACCAGGAGTTGATCGTCCACGGCGAGTTCGCGCGCAAGTCGGGGTTCCTGGATCCCCAGGAGGTGCTCCTCCTGCTTCAGCGCTTCGTGCAGCAACTGCGCGGGCACACCCTCTCGTTCGACACGCTGAACGGAGACGGCTTCGAGGAGCAGTCCTTCGAGGCACGGATACCCGGGGGCATGATCCGCACGTGGAGCTCCTATTGGATCATCAAGCTCCAATCGCGCTTCATGTGCGGCGCCTACGCGGAGGCCCGCCAGGCAGCGGACAAGGTCGCCGAGCTGCTCTGGGTTCACAATGACATCTTCCACCTGCGCGGATTCCACCTCTTCCGCGCCCTGACCCTGGCCGCGTGCTTCGAGGGCGCCACGTCAGAGGAGCAGCGCCAGTTCCTCGAGGCCATCCAGTCGCACCAACGGCAGTTCGCGCGGTGGGTGGAGAACTGCCCCGAGAACTTTCGCGCGCTCGAGCGGCTGGTGTCCGCGGAACTGGCTCGCCTCGAGGGACGGTCCGAGGAAGCCACGCGTGCCTATGAGGAGGCCATCCGCTCGGCCCGGGAGAAGGGTGCCCTCCAATACGTGGGCCTGGCCAGCGAGCTCGCCGCGAATTTCTGGCGCACCCGGCAGGCGCCCATCGTCGCTCAGACCTTCGCGCGTGAAGCCCGGGCGGCGTACTGGCAGTGGGGCGCCCTGGGCAAGGTCCAGCAGATGGAGTCCCTCTGGCCTCACCTCTCTTCCTCCTCGAGCACCGAGGAAGAGCGGACGACCCGCGGTACGGAGTCCGACCGCCTCGACGCGCTCACGGTCGTCAAGGCCCAGCAGGCCGTCTCCAGCGAAATCGTCCTGGAGCGTCTGGTGACCACGCTGCTGCGCGCGGCCATCGAGAACGCGGGCGCCCTGCGAGGTGCCTTGTTGCTGCCCCACGGGAACACGCTCTCGGTGGCCGCCCTTTTTGATCCTTCCCGGGAGGAAGCGGACCCCGGGCTGCCGTGGACACTCCTCGCCTATGTCCGGCGCACGCGCGAGCACGTGCTCATCGGCGATGCCTCCAAGCCGCACCCCTTCTCGTCCGATGAGTACCTGGCCCACAGCGGAGCACGCTCGCTGTTGTGTCTGCCCTTGTTGAGGCAGGAGCAACTCTCCGGGGTGCTCTACCTGGAGAACAACCTGACCACCAATGCCTTCAGCCCCGCGCGTCTGACGATCCTGGAGCATCTGGCCTCCCAGGCCGCCATCTCCATCGAGAACGCCCGGCTCTACGAGGACGTCCAGCGCGCCAGGATGGAACTGCGCCGGGCCAATGAAGAGCTGGAGCAGCGGGTGGAGGAGCGCACACGCGAGCTCGAACAGGCCCAGGCCCGGCTGGTGGACACCGCGCGGGAGGTGGGCATGGCGGAGGTGGCCTCCAACGTGCTGCACAACGTGGGCAATGTGCTCACCAGCGCCGTCGTCAACCTCGAGACGATGCGTCAATCCGTGGGCGCCTCTCGCGTGGGCCGCCTGAAGCGGGCCACCTCCCTGTTGCTGGAGCACCGGGCGGACCTGGCTGGCTTCCTGGCGGAAGGTGCTCGCGGCAGCCACCTGCTGGGCTATTTCTCCGCTCTGGCCGACGAGCTGGTGCGCGAGCAGACGCGCCTCATGGAGGACATGGATGCGATGGGCCGGCACATCGAGCACATCCGAGCCATCGTCCAGGTCCAGCAGACATACGCCAGGACCACGCTCCTGACGGAGGAGTGCGACCTGGCCCAGCTCATCGATGATGCCCTGCGCATCCAGTTGCCGGTGCTACAGCGTCACGGGGTGTCCGTCCGCCGTGAGCTGTCGCCCGTGCCCAAGGTGAAGGTGGACAAGCACAAGGTGCTGCAGATCCTCATCAACCTGCTCAGCAATGCCACGCACGCGCTGGACCCGATGCCCGAGGGGATGCGCCACCTGTGGGTGCGCCTGAGGGCGGAGGGGCCGATGGCGCGCATCCAGGTGGTGGATGACGGGGTGGGAATCGCTCCCGAGGTGAAGGGCAGGCTGTTCTCCCACGGCTTCACCACGCGCAAGGGGGGCCATGGCTTCGGACTGCACTCCAGCGCGCTGGCGGCACAGCTGCTGGAGGGCCGCCTGACCATCGAGAGCGAGGGACCGGGCAAGGGCGCCGTGTCCACCCTGGAGCTTCCCCTCACCTGA
- a CDS encoding aKG-HExxH-type peptide beta-hydroxylase: protein MSERLRGQGEEAALQEAIRTADRELTRHPVFGDSKRISALVLERYKFGLELFAERLPAVAALLPRLTEGGDARARRLYRDPLVRKVMEAAFKKLEQGALAAPQTELEELLALAAEALERTDVDGPCEARMSRRFRVGPRQDIWVWNFAHAEDPILRELREGFDRVYSSRGTRPGRIIQPEEEQVARLDRACSLLTRVLPEVGPSALGHISSICLLEVEVEGGKMMSASGGDGIPSTVFMSPEQLRNPWDAAGHLLHEGLHLKLFDVVRAHTLVAPHSGPLEIPWRNIPWSMVRAVFAFHVYAHIELYRAAADLADPVLLREFGEPGSYTDNRHAMSVSRNNRSVPYGLSVERTRFLGKHLRTTWAPWLTPEGLHLTRWLQQCMAPFVDWDA from the coding sequence ATGAGCGAGCGCCTCCGCGGTCAGGGAGAAGAGGCGGCCCTCCAGGAAGCGATTCGAACCGCCGACCGGGAGCTGACGCGACACCCGGTGTTTGGCGACTCCAAGCGGATTTCCGCGCTGGTGCTGGAGCGCTACAAGTTCGGTCTGGAGTTGTTCGCCGAGCGGCTGCCGGCGGTCGCCGCGCTGCTGCCCCGCCTCACGGAGGGGGGCGATGCACGAGCCCGGCGGCTGTATCGAGACCCCCTCGTCCGCAAGGTGATGGAGGCGGCCTTCAAGAAGCTCGAGCAGGGCGCGCTGGCCGCGCCCCAGACGGAGCTGGAAGAGCTGCTCGCGCTGGCGGCCGAGGCCCTGGAGCGCACGGACGTCGACGGGCCCTGCGAGGCGCGGATGAGCCGGCGCTTCCGGGTGGGGCCGCGCCAGGACATCTGGGTGTGGAACTTCGCGCATGCCGAGGACCCCATCCTGCGCGAGCTTCGCGAGGGATTCGACAGGGTCTACTCCAGCCGGGGAACCCGCCCCGGGCGCATCATCCAGCCAGAGGAAGAGCAGGTGGCGCGGCTCGACCGCGCCTGCTCCCTGTTGACGCGGGTGTTGCCCGAGGTCGGTCCGAGTGCGCTCGGACACATCAGCTCCATCTGCCTCCTGGAGGTGGAAGTGGAGGGCGGGAAGATGATGTCCGCCTCGGGAGGAGATGGCATTCCCTCCACCGTCTTCATGTCGCCGGAGCAGTTGCGCAACCCCTGGGACGCCGCCGGACACCTCCTGCATGAGGGGCTGCACCTCAAGCTCTTCGACGTCGTGCGCGCCCACACGCTCGTGGCTCCCCACAGCGGCCCGTTGGAGATTCCCTGGCGCAACATTCCCTGGTCCATGGTTCGCGCCGTCTTCGCGTTCCACGTCTACGCGCACATCGAGCTGTACCGGGCCGCGGCCGACCTGGCGGACCCGGTGCTGCTCCGGGAGTTCGGCGAGCCGGGCAGCTACACGGACAACCGCCATGCCATGTCGGTGTCGCGCAACAACAGGAGCGTCCCGTATGGGCTCTCGGTGGAGCGCACGCGCTTTCTCGGAAAACACCTGCGCACCACCTGGGCGCCCTGGCTCACGCCCGAGGGCCTTCACCTGACGCGCTGGTTGCAGCAGTGCATGGCTCCTTTCGTCGACTGGGACGCTTGA